In Pseudomonas fakonensis, one DNA window encodes the following:
- the pcaQ gene encoding pca operon transcription factor PcaQ, whose translation MNLDTRIKYRHLLCFLEIARQGSLARAADVLAISQPAISKTLKELEELLEARLFERTRQGVELTPAGTRFMRYAGPSVQALRDGVSSVRGEARAPSQVRIGVLSTVEGLLMPEVLCRLHQRHEALVISVVTGVSAQLLGQLHLGELELVVGRMTDSPQIQGLSFEHLYSESMALVVRPGHPLLARQPVDRAQVGRYPLVLPPAGTTIRQHADSLFVQGGMQMPAQRLETLSLALSRRYLLGSDAVWVAPRDAVLIDLGRGELAELDLGVREPGGSVGICRNAALAQSLPAQWVCEVLREVAELYRAGSYP comes from the coding sequence ATGAACCTCGATACCCGCATCAAGTACCGCCACCTGCTGTGCTTCCTGGAGATTGCCCGGCAGGGCAGCCTGGCCAGGGCCGCCGACGTGCTCGCGATCAGCCAGCCGGCCATTTCCAAGACCCTCAAGGAGCTTGAAGAGCTGCTGGAGGCGCGATTGTTCGAACGCACCCGCCAGGGCGTTGAGCTGACCCCGGCAGGCACGCGTTTCATGCGTTATGCCGGGCCCAGCGTGCAGGCCCTGCGCGATGGTGTGAGCAGCGTGCGCGGCGAGGCGCGGGCACCGTCGCAGGTGCGCATTGGCGTGCTGTCCACGGTCGAGGGGCTGTTGATGCCCGAGGTGCTGTGCCGGCTGCATCAGCGCCATGAAGCGCTGGTGATCAGCGTGGTCACCGGGGTCAGTGCGCAGTTGCTTGGGCAGTTGCATCTGGGCGAGCTGGAGCTGGTGGTCGGGCGCATGACTGACAGCCCGCAGATCCAGGGGCTGTCGTTCGAACACCTGTACAGCGAGTCGATGGCACTGGTGGTGCGCCCGGGGCACCCGCTGCTGGCGCGCCAGCCGGTGGACCGGGCGCAAGTCGGGCGCTACCCGCTGGTGCTGCCGCCAGCGGGCACGACCATCCGCCAGCATGCCGACAGCCTGTTCGTGCAGGGCGGCATGCAGATGCCGGCGCAACGGTTGGAAACACTTTCTTTGGCGTTGAGCCGGCGCTATTTGCTGGGCAGTGATGCGGTGTGGGTGGCGCCGCGCGATGCGGTGCTGATCGACCTGGGGCGCGGGGAGTTGGCCGAGCTGGACCTGGGGGTTCGCGAGCCAGGAGGCTCGGTGGGGATCTGCCGCAATGCCGCCTTGGCGCAGAGCTTGCCGGCGCAGTGGGTGTGCGAGGTGTTGCGCGAGGTGGCGGAGCTTTATCGGGCGGGGAGTTATCCTTGA
- a CDS encoding helix-turn-helix transcriptional regulator: MPPKRQVPTYVMQQRSELMDFHIRDARGRPAETAPHRHEYFQVQINLGGDTVQHIGAVQRPFTRHTLAFILPHRVHVIPHPPESDFVVINFSQTFLLPHLDCDPMDLEDVSIALAPELSPFRFQEHLDFHLDEAQFAKVLQLLEQMRALDANRGFGSREILKGLLLQLIGTVCSLYAEPLRQLAESNAAEQSRRAALGRMSDYLRRHIDDPDLNLPKVAAATYLAPSYLTHWLRKEVGKTFSELVLERRMHAARNYLLNGSRPVGEVARLCGFADEAYFSRRFRQIHGLPPGQFRRQQRDPDTPQAITLDDAACRVGAHG, from the coding sequence ATGCCGCCCAAGCGCCAGGTCCCCACCTATGTCATGCAGCAGCGCAGCGAGCTGATGGACTTCCATATCCGCGACGCCCGCGGCCGGCCGGCAGAAACCGCGCCGCACCGGCACGAGTACTTCCAGGTGCAGATCAACCTGGGCGGCGATACGGTGCAGCACATCGGCGCCGTTCAGCGCCCGTTCACCCGGCACACCCTGGCGTTCATCCTGCCGCACCGGGTGCATGTGATTCCGCACCCGCCCGAGAGCGACTTTGTAGTGATCAACTTCTCCCAGACCTTCCTGCTGCCACACCTGGATTGCGACCCGATGGACCTGGAAGACGTGTCGATTGCGCTGGCCCCGGAGCTGTCGCCGTTCCGGTTTCAGGAGCACCTGGACTTCCACCTCGATGAGGCGCAATTCGCCAAAGTGCTGCAACTGCTGGAGCAGATGCGTGCGCTGGATGCCAACCGTGGCTTCGGCAGCCGCGAGATCCTCAAGGGCCTGTTGCTGCAACTGATCGGCACGGTGTGCAGCCTGTACGCAGAACCCTTGCGCCAGCTGGCCGAGAGCAACGCCGCCGAGCAGAGCCGGCGCGCGGCGCTTGGGCGGATGAGCGACTACCTGCGCCGGCACATCGACGACCCTGACCTGAACCTGCCCAAGGTGGCGGCGGCCACGTATCTGGCCCCCAGCTACCTGACCCACTGGCTGCGCAAGGAGGTGGGCAAGACCTTCAGCGAGCTGGTGCTGGAGCGGCGCATGCACGCGGCGCGCAACTATCTGCTCAATGGCAGCCGCCCGGTGGGGGAGGTGGCGCGGCTGTGCGGCTTTGCCGACGAGGCTTATTTCAGCCGGCGCTTCCGGCAGATTCATGGCCTGCCGCCGGGCCAGTTCCGCCGCCAGCAGCGCGACCCTGACACGCCCCAGGCAATCACTCTGGACGACGCGGCTTGCAGGGTTGGCGCGCACGGATAA
- a CDS encoding phosphodiesterase encodes MTVTEQLSALSAILAQRSVHSLFQPIVCLSERRILGYEALSRGPSNSPLHSPLNLFAIARQAGRLSELEVLCRETACRRFSEQGLAGKLFLNVSPESLLEPQHPSGRTLKMLEQVGLSPSQVVIELTEQTPTEDFQLLFNALHHYRDMGFSIALDDLGAGYSSLRLWSELRPDYVKIDRHFIDGIHLDPLKREFVGSILQIARASRAQVIAEGIELNEELTVLSEMGVDLVQGYLLGRPQEFPPREALGLLPKASSTSVALVEDGGDLSALLIQQPAVPQSTATQQVLEAFRRQANLNSLAVLDEDGRPCGIVHRHSLSDALLQPFGTDLFARKPISRLMSQDFLAVERGQSLQQVSRLITSRARQRIEEDFIITQGGRYLGLGRVIDVLKLITEQKIQQARHANPLTLLPGNVPIQQCLARLLEQRHAAAVCYVDIDSFKPFNDIYGYARGDEVLLCLAQCLNDCVDPSRDFVGHIGGDDFMLVLGSADWRARLQALVQAFAQECLRFYRSEHIEAGCFIAHNRQGLRETFALLSLSIGVVWLEPDSAAHLDAGGLADLASQAKRQAKETPGSSLSLIDTRIPAL; translated from the coding sequence ATGACCGTCACCGAACAGCTCAGCGCATTGAGCGCCATCCTGGCTCAACGTAGCGTCCACAGCCTGTTCCAGCCCATCGTCTGCCTTTCCGAACGGCGCATTCTCGGCTATGAAGCCCTGAGCCGCGGCCCGTCCAACAGCCCGCTGCACTCCCCCCTGAACCTGTTCGCCATCGCCCGCCAGGCCGGCCGCCTGAGCGAGCTGGAAGTGCTCTGCCGGGAAACCGCCTGTCGGCGCTTCAGCGAGCAGGGGCTGGCCGGCAAGCTGTTCCTCAACGTTTCACCCGAGTCGCTACTCGAACCCCAGCACCCTTCCGGGCGCACCCTGAAAATGCTCGAACAGGTCGGTTTGTCGCCCAGCCAGGTGGTGATTGAACTCACCGAACAGACCCCTACCGAAGACTTTCAGCTGCTGTTCAACGCCCTGCACCATTACCGCGACATGGGCTTCTCCATCGCTCTGGACGACCTGGGCGCGGGTTATTCGAGCCTGCGCCTGTGGTCGGAACTGCGCCCGGACTACGTGAAGATCGACCGCCACTTCATCGACGGCATTCACCTGGACCCGCTCAAGCGCGAGTTCGTCGGTTCCATCCTGCAAATCGCCCGTGCCTCCCGCGCCCAGGTGATCGCCGAGGGTATCGAGCTGAACGAGGAACTGACGGTGCTCAGTGAAATGGGTGTCGACCTGGTACAGGGCTACCTGCTGGGCCGGCCCCAGGAGTTCCCGCCCCGTGAAGCCCTGGGCCTGCTACCAAAGGCCAGCAGCACCAGCGTGGCCCTGGTCGAGGACGGCGGCGACCTCAGCGCCCTGCTGATCCAGCAACCAGCAGTGCCGCAGAGCACCGCCACCCAGCAGGTGCTCGAAGCGTTCCGCCGCCAGGCCAACCTCAACTCGCTGGCGGTGCTGGATGAAGACGGCCGGCCCTGCGGCATCGTCCACCGCCATTCGTTGTCCGATGCGCTGCTGCAACCGTTCGGTACCGACCTGTTCGCGCGCAAGCCGATCAGCCGGCTGATGAGCCAGGACTTTCTTGCCGTGGAGCGCGGCCAGTCGCTGCAACAGGTCAGCCGGCTGATTACCAGCCGCGCCCGGCAGCGCATCGAGGAAGACTTCATCATTACCCAGGGCGGCCGCTACCTGGGGCTGGGGCGGGTGATCGACGTGCTCAAGCTGATCACCGAGCAGAAGATCCAGCAGGCCCGGCACGCCAACCCGCTCACCCTGCTACCCGGCAACGTGCCGATCCAGCAATGCCTGGCGCGGCTGCTGGAGCAACGCCACGCAGCGGCGGTATGTTACGTCGACATCGACAGCTTCAAGCCCTTCAACGACATCTACGGCTATGCCCGGGGCGATGAGGTGCTGCTGTGCCTGGCGCAATGCCTGAACGACTGCGTCGACCCGAGCCGCGACTTCGTCGGGCATATCGGCGGCGATGATTTCATGCTGGTGCTGGGCTCGGCCGACTGGCGCGCGCGGCTACAGGCGCTGGTGCAGGCCTTTGCCCAGGAGTGCCTGCGCTTCTACCGCAGCGAGCATATCGAGGCCGGTTGCTTCATTGCCCATAACCGCCAGGGCCTGCGCGAAACCTTCGCACTGCTGTCGCTGTCGATCGGGGTGGTGTGGCTGGAGCCGGACAGCGCCGCACACCTGGATGCCGGAGGCCTTGCCGACCTGGCCTCGCAGGCCAAGCGCCAGGCCAAGGAAACGCCAGGGTCGAGCCTGAGCCTGATCGATACCCGTATCCCGGCCTTGTAG
- a CDS encoding helix-turn-helix domain-containing protein produces the protein MGIQVISRDGQPEYAVVPWEQYQALLVAAGRAPAPAPASVAPVEEDNATRLHALSELAALRQAKGVEPAALARNVGISPAYLAMIESGERQPDAAIRRALAWHLGVAGWSEPS, from the coding sequence ATGGGTATTCAGGTCATAAGCCGGGACGGTCAGCCCGAGTACGCAGTGGTTCCCTGGGAGCAATATCAGGCCTTGCTGGTTGCAGCAGGCCGGGCACCGGCCCCTGCGCCGGCCAGCGTGGCACCCGTCGAAGAAGACAACGCTACCCGCCTGCACGCACTGAGCGAGCTGGCGGCGCTGCGCCAGGCCAAGGGCGTGGAGCCGGCAGCGCTGGCGCGCAACGTGGGGATCAGCCCGGCATACCTGGCGATGATCGAGTCCGGTGAGCGCCAACCGGATGCCGCGATTCGCCGGGCGTTGGCCTGGCACCTGGGCGTGGCCGGCTGGAGCGAGCCGTCATGA
- a CDS encoding YkvA family protein: protein MSAPWNFTRFLPLAERLLSRGRLPALLFAVARKGPKLGQLREDVRLMQALCLAWWRGEYRAVSPKALVTIVAGLLYFVSPLDAIPDWLLGVGFLDDIAVLGWVLKTVADELARFKAWRASQVPEKLRVVERLPDTPEALRLERPGQ from the coding sequence ATGAGCGCTCCCTGGAATTTCACCCGCTTCTTGCCCCTGGCCGAACGCCTGCTAAGCCGCGGGCGCTTGCCGGCGCTGTTGTTCGCCGTTGCGCGCAAGGGCCCGAAACTTGGCCAGCTGCGCGAGGACGTGCGCTTGATGCAGGCGTTGTGCCTGGCGTGGTGGCGCGGCGAATACCGTGCGGTCAGCCCCAAGGCGCTGGTGACCATCGTTGCCGGGCTGCTGTACTTCGTCAGCCCCCTGGACGCCATCCCCGACTGGTTGCTGGGGGTGGGCTTTCTCGATGACATCGCCGTGCTGGGCTGGGTGTTGAAGACCGTGGCCGACGAACTGGCCCGCTTCAAGGCCTGGCGCGCCAGCCAGGTGCCGGAAAAACTGCGCGTGGTCGAGCGCCTGCCGGACACCCCCGAAGCGCTGCGCCTGGAACGGCCGGGGCAGTGA
- a CDS encoding FKBP-type peptidyl-prolyl cis-trans isomerase, which produces MKQHRLAAAVALVGLVLAGCDAQTSSVELKTPAQKASYGIGLNMGKSLAQEGMDDLDSKAVAQGIEDAVGKKEQRLKDEELVEAFTALQKRAEERLAKASEEAAAAGKKFLEENAKKPGVVTTASGLQYEVVKKADGPQPKPTDVVTVHYEGKLTDGKVFDSSVERGSPIDLPVSGVIPGWVEGLQLMHVGEKYKLYIPAELAYGAQSPSPLIPANSVLVFDLELLGIKDPSKQDVEPAPAE; this is translated from the coding sequence ATGAAACAACATCGTCTGGCGGCCGCGGTTGCCCTGGTAGGTCTGGTGCTGGCGGGCTGCGACGCCCAGACCAGCAGCGTCGAGCTGAAGACTCCGGCCCAGAAAGCCTCCTACGGTATCGGCCTGAACATGGGCAAGAGCCTGGCCCAGGAAGGCATGGACGACCTGGACTCCAAAGCCGTCGCCCAAGGTATCGAAGACGCCGTAGGCAAGAAAGAACAGCGCCTCAAGGATGAAGAGCTGGTAGAAGCCTTCACCGCCCTGCAAAAGCGCGCCGAAGAACGCCTGGCCAAGGCCAGCGAAGAAGCCGCTGCCGCTGGCAAGAAATTCCTCGAAGAAAATGCCAAGAAACCTGGCGTGGTCACCACCGCCTCGGGCCTGCAGTACGAAGTGGTCAAGAAGGCCGATGGCCCGCAGCCAAAACCGACTGACGTGGTCACCGTCCACTATGAAGGCAAGCTCACCGACGGCAAGGTGTTCGACAGCTCCGTCGAGCGTGGCAGCCCGATCGACCTGCCGGTCAGCGGCGTGATCCCAGGTTGGGTCGAAGGCCTGCAACTGATGCACGTCGGCGAAAAATACAAGCTGTACATCCCGGCAGAACTCGCCTACGGCGCGCAGAGCCCGAGCCCGCTGATCCCGGCCAACTCGGTACTGGTGTTCGACCTTGAACTGCTGGGCATCAAGGACCCGAGCAAGCAGGACGTCGAGCCGGCCCCTGCCGAGTAA